A stretch of the Streptomyces sp. NBC_01428 genome encodes the following:
- the hemQ gene encoding hydrogen peroxide-dependent heme synthase, translating to MSDDAPTTESGRVPNKGKLAKDLNEAIRYTLWSVFRLKDVLPEDRAGYADEVQELFDQLAAKDVTVRGTYDVSGLRADADLMIWWHAETSDQLQEAYNLFRRTRLGRALDPVWSNMALHRPAEFNRSHIPAFLADETPRDYVSVYPFVRSYDWYLLADEDRRRMLADHGKMARGYPDVRANTVASFSLGDYEWILAFEADELYRIVDLMRHLRASEARMHVREEVPFYTGRRKHITELVAGLA from the coding sequence ATGAGTGACGACGCCCCCACCACCGAGTCCGGCAGGGTCCCGAACAAGGGCAAGCTGGCCAAGGACCTCAACGAGGCCATCCGCTACACCCTGTGGTCCGTCTTCCGGCTGAAGGACGTACTGCCGGAGGACCGCGCCGGTTACGCCGACGAGGTCCAGGAGCTGTTCGACCAGCTCGCCGCGAAGGACGTCACCGTCCGCGGCACCTACGACGTCTCGGGGCTGCGGGCCGACGCCGATCTCATGATCTGGTGGCACGCCGAGACCAGCGACCAGCTCCAGGAGGCGTACAACCTCTTCCGGCGCACCCGCCTCGGCCGCGCGCTGGACCCGGTCTGGTCGAACATGGCGCTGCACCGGCCCGCCGAGTTCAACCGCTCGCACATCCCGGCGTTCCTCGCCGACGAGACGCCCCGCGACTACGTGAGCGTCTACCCCTTCGTGCGCTCCTACGACTGGTACCTGCTGGCCGACGAGGACCGTCGCCGGATGCTCGCCGACCACGGCAAGATGGCCCGCGGCTACCCGGACGTGCGCGCCAACACGGTCGCCTCGTTCTCCCTCGGCGACTACGAGTGGATCCTCGCGTTCGAGGCCGACGAGCTGTACCGCATCGTCGACCTGATGCGTCATCTGCGTGCCTCCGAGGCCCGGATGCACGTGCGCGAGGAGGTCCCGTTCTACACGGGCCGCCGCAAGCACATCACCGAACTGGTGGCAGGGCTCGCCTGA